GGCAGCGCTCGAAGATCGTCTACGAGGGCCACGAGCGCACTCGCAAGCTCGCCGTCGAGCTCCGGGACTTTCAGGCGGACGACACGTTCCTCGAACTCACGCGTCGGAAAGTCGAGGTGAAGGAACAGGCACCGCCGCCTTAGCGCCTCGGATAGCTCGCGAGTTGCGTTCGAGGTCAGTATTACGAACGGCTTTCGTTTGGCGCGAATCGTTCCCAGCTCGGGGATAGTTACTTGAAACTCCCCCAGCACTTCGAGCAGGAGGCCCTCGATCTCAACATCGGCCTTATCTGTCTCGTCGATGATCAGAACGGTAGGCTCGGTCGACCTGATCGAAGAGAGGAGCGGCCGCTCCAACAGAAACTCCTCCGAGAAGATGTTGTCCCGAGCCTCTTCCCACCCGCGTTGCTTCTCTGCAGTCAGCCATAGAATCTGGCGCGCGTGGTTCCATTCATACAAGGCCCTGGACTCATCGACGCCCTCATAGCACTGCAGCCTCACGAGCCGCGCACCAGTGGCCTCGGCTACCGCGCGGGCAAGTTCTGTCTTTCCGACGCCTGCCGGTCCCTCGATCAGGAGAGGCTTGTCGAGCGCGTCAGCGAGGAAAACTCTTGTCGCAACAGCTCGGGTTGCGAGGTATCCGACATCAGCGAGCCGATGAATGACGTCGTCGACCGAAGAGAACAGACGGTCTTCTTGAATGCTCACAGTGCTGGGTTCCTTCCACCTGCGACGACGATTAACTGTCCAGACACCTGACCCGAATTCGGACCGACCAGGTAAGCGACCGCCTCGGCGACATCAGCCGGTTGGTTACGCCGGCCCGTAGGAGGAGGACTATCCGGCAACTCCACGTCGGTGCGCCCTCCGAAGCCGGTGTCAGTCCTTCCGGGGGCAACTGCGTTCACCGTTACGCCGAAAGGCGCAAGGGCGTCAGACGCCGAACGGGTCAGGGCCACCAATCCGGCTTTCGCAGCGGAGTAGTGGGCACGAGCCGCATCGCCCGCCCAAGCCACTGAGCTAGTGTTCACGATTCGGCCGAAACCCTGCTCGCGCATCCGTCGGCCAGCCGCGCGCATGGAGTAGAAGGCAGACGAAAGATTCACTCGGAGCGTGCCGTCCCAGGCTTCATCATCGATGTTCCAAAACTCCGTGGTCACGTCGCCAACGATGCCGCCCACGACGTTCACGAGAACATCAAGCCGCCCATACGTTGAGTAGACGCTGTCGATAAGGTCCTCCACCGCGGCGCTCCGAGTGACATCCGCCACAAACCCTTGGGCACTATGAACGACTGGTCGAAGCTCATCGAGGGCGGCACTGACGAGCTGTTCGCGTCGGTCAGCGATGACGAGATGCACATCGCTTGCCGCCAGGCGGCGAGCGACAGCTAACCCCATTCCGCTCCCGGAGCCGGTGATCAGTACTACCCGTAGATCCATAGTGCCCTCCCGTATACAGGATACCTTGTACTGGGGTGCTAAGTTTGCCATTTAATTGGCAGTTTCCCCTTGGTCGCGAGCACGGAGGGCCAGAGAGGTCAGAGTTCGAGTTTCGAGCTGGCCTAGTAAAGGATTACGGCATTAGGAGAGGACAGCATCAGATGGCGAGAAGCCCAATCAAGCGCCGACCGCTGAACGAGCAGGTCGCCGACCGGATACGCGGCGAAATTCTTTCTGGTGTGATCAGGCCTGGTTCGCGCCTGGTTCAAGGTGAGTGGGCTGAGTCCCTCGGAGTGAGTCGCATGCCTGTTCGTGATGCGTTTCTGCAGCTTCAGTCGGAGGGTGTCCTGACCTCGGGCGGTGACGGAACGGCTGTGGTCGCCGCCACGACACAGGAAGAGATCCACGACATGTACCAACTCGCTTCGGTGGCCAGCGCCATCGCGGCTCGAAGGGCGTGCATGCGTATGTCAGAGCAGGACCTGGAAGAGTTGGACGCCGCCCAGACCGGCTTTATCGAGGCCGTGCGCCACGAAGACACCGATACTGCGTTCGGCAGTAACAACACGTTTCACCGGTTAGTGAATATTCACAGCGAATCACCACGACTCATCGCGCTTCTGCGAAATATCTCCGCGGGTATGCCCGCCCTTGGAGTCCGCGAAATTCCCGAGTGGCGAGGGCAAGCCATTCACGCTCATGAGGAACTCTTGGACGCCTTCCGACTGCGCGACGCGTCGAGGGCGGCTGAGGTCATGGAGGCTCATGTGCTCAGTGCCGCTGACGTCGTTATCGATCATCTGAGTAAGAGCGGACTCTGGGACGAGGTCGACGTCTGACCCGTGCCGGCGGCACTTTCCAATGGTTCGGGCCCGCTTGGCGCTCACCCGATGAATCTAGATGATCCGTTGAGCCCGCAACTCGTTCCGTTCCTCGTTGGAATAGCCGAGTTCCGCGAGCACGTCATCCGTACTCGATCCCAGACCCGGGACGCCAAGACGACTATATGGACGCGAACCATCAATCCGGAAGGGAGCTTTGAGCATGCGAATTTTTCCCGCGTACGATTCGACGTCGTCGGCGACGGCGTCTGGATTGCGGGCCGCGAAGAACTCCAACGATTCCTCGATCTCTAGGACAGGTGACACAGGAACGTCTTCCCGTTCAAATGTCTCGACCCAGTAGGCAAGGGTGTGCTTGCGCAGTTCCGCAGTCACAATGGCATTGATTTGATCGCGATGCCGTACACGCAGGGCGTTGTTCTCGAATTCAGGGACTTCCAAGAGATCCTCTCGCTCGATCGCGCGACAGAATCGCCGCCACGACTCCTGATGGAAGGCTCCTACGACCACGAACTGGTCATCCTTGGTCGGATAGGACTCATAGGGAACCAGCTGAGGGTGACCGCTCCCCAAGCGCCGGAACTGGGGGGAACCGTTCAGAACGCTCGCCGTGAAGTTCGGCATCAGGGCGTGTCCCGCCTCGATCAAAGAGGTTTCAATCCGCGCACCTTGACCCGTTGTCATCCGGCGAACTAGGCCCGCCAGAATGCTGATGGTCGCCATGCATGCCGTTGCGACATCGATCACGGGGGCCCCGGCTTTCGAGGGCGCCTCCTCAGCCCTTCCAGTCATCGCCATCAGGCCAGAGTAGGCCTGAGCGACGATATCGTTCCCGCTGCGCCCCTCGAATCCGCGCGCTTCCGCGAATGCGGAGACTGAACAATAGATGATGTTGGGCTGGACCGCTTTCACATCCTCATACGAGAGTCCCCACTTATCCATCATGCCGGGGCGGAAATTCTCGACGACGACGTCTGCCTCGCGACACATCTGAAGTGCAATATCGCGACCCTGAGGCACACGAAGGTCGAGGGTGACGCTTCGTTTCCCGCGGTTCATGCCAAGAAAGTACCCACTCTGGCCAGAGATGTATTCGTCGGTGTAGCGGATCAGATCGCCGCGCAACGGTTTCTCGATCTTGATCACCTCGGCACCCAGATCGGCGAGCAGCATGGCCGCGTAGGGTGCAGCTAGAGCTGATCCGAAGTCCAGCACCTTTAGTCCGTTCAACATTATTGCCTCCAATGGATACCGTATACCAACCATACACAAGGTCGCTCGGTTGCATGCCGCAGGAAGTGCGGCAAATCACTTGGCCGACCCCCTTGCGTCTACGAAGACCACAAGAACTGTCAGCTCTTAGCGCAAGCCACCGCGCGGTCCGGATCTGCATGGCGGCGCGGTGGTCGGCCGCCGCGCGCTCTACCACCGATCCCTATCGAGCTTCAGTCGCTCCAAAAACCCCGTTTCCTCAGATGCGCCACCACTACATCAGCGGCTTCCATAATGTGCGACTGCATGAGCCCCCTAGCTCGCTCGGCGCCGCGAGAGCCCTCCAGAAGCGCCTCGAGGATTAAGGCATGACTCTCTACCGATCTTGCGCGCCAACTCGGCAGGGTCCGGGTCCCCACGTGCGGAAGACTGGCGGAGAGCAGTTTCAGCACCGAGACGAGGCGCGGGGAGTTGCTTTGAAGGTTGACCAGCCGGTGGAAGCCATGGTTTGTGTCGAGAGCCCGGGCGACATCTCCATTCTCGACCGCGCACGCGAACTTCGCGTGGATCGATTCCAGAGCGTCCGCCGACGTCCGCGTCATATTCAGCGCAGCTCGCTGCGCAGCGATGGACGCCGCGAAAGCGTTGAGCTCGTAAGCATCACGAATATCTTGCTCGGAGAGTAGAGCCACCATCGCGGCGCCCTTGTCGGCGGCCGTCAGTATTCCCTCGGATTGCAGCCGAAGGAAGGCGTCGCGCACCGGCATCCGGCTCGTACCAAGCTTGTCTGCCCACTCCGCCTGAACCATGCGGGTCCCAGGCAACAGTTCCCCTGAGAGTACCTGTTCGCGGATGTGAGACGTTACCTGATCATTCAAGGGTAGCCGTGAAACCGGGTTGGTAGGCATAACTCGTCTAATCCACGCGATTCATCTCGCGATCCCTGCGGCCTGGACAACAGCACCCGAGACCCGACGCTGCGGGTGCCCCAAGGGCAACCGTCCGACAGTCCCCGGCCAGGTCATACGCCGACCGCGCGTGGGGGCAGATGCGTGTGCCACTCGGTCACACGCTGGTACGCAACCGCGGCCCTGAGGAGGACGTCGTCGCGCCACCAAGGCGCTGACAGCTGCATGCCGACCGGCATCCCGTCACGATGGAAGCCGCATGGCACCGAGATCGCCGGAATACCCGCGAAAGCCTGCGCATACGTGAGCCGCGTAAGCGCGCCACCCTCTGTGAACTTGTCGTCGGGTTCAGCTCTGGGCGTAGGAATCGCGACGGTCGGCGACAGGATGACGTCCACGGTCTCGAAGACGCCGGCGAGGTTGTGAATCCACTCCTGCCGAAAACTCGCCGCATCGGCGAACTCCGTGCCAGAAACCGCGCGACCCAGCTGCAATCTTCGAGTAATGTCCTTGCTGATGAGA
The Diaminobutyricimonas sp. LJ205 genome window above contains:
- a CDS encoding MoxR family ATPase → MSIQEDRLFSSVDDVIHRLADVGYLATRAVATRVFLADALDKPLLIEGPAGVGKTELARAVAEATGARLVRLQCYEGVDESRALYEWNHARQILWLTAEKQRGWEEARDNIFSEEFLLERPLLSSIRSTEPTVLIIDETDKADVEIEGLLLEVLGEFQVTIPELGTIRAKRKPFVILTSNATRELSEALRRRCLFLHLDFPTREFEERVVRLKVPELDGELASALVALVDDLRALPLRKAPSMSETLDWARTLVAMGATEMTGGVITETLGVVLKHHDDIEKATTALTELAS
- a CDS encoding GntR family transcriptional regulator, with amino-acid sequence MPTNPVSRLPLNDQVTSHIREQVLSGELLPGTRMVQAEWADKLGTSRMPVRDAFLRLQSEGILTAADKGAAMVALLSEQDIRDAYELNAFAASIAAQRAALNMTRTSADALESIHAKFACAVENGDVARALDTNHGFHRLVNLQSNSPRLVSVLKLLSASLPHVGTRTLPSWRARSVESHALILEALLEGSRGAERARGLMQSHIMEAADVVVAHLRKRGFWSD
- a CDS encoding CaiB/BaiF CoA-transferase family protein, whose product is MLNGLKVLDFGSALAAPYAAMLLADLGAEVIKIEKPLRGDLIRYTDEYISGQSGYFLGMNRGKRSVTLDLRVPQGRDIALQMCREADVVVENFRPGMMDKWGLSYEDVKAVQPNIIYCSVSAFAEARGFEGRSGNDIVAQAYSGLMAMTGRAEEAPSKAGAPVIDVATACMATISILAGLVRRMTTGQGARIETSLIEAGHALMPNFTASVLNGSPQFRRLGSGHPQLVPYESYPTKDDQFVVVGAFHQESWRRFCRAIEREDLLEVPEFENNALRVRHRDQINAIVTAELRKHTLAYWVETFEREDVPVSPVLEIEESLEFFAARNPDAVADDVESYAGKIRMLKAPFRIDGSRPYSRLGVPGLGSSTDDVLAELGYSNEERNELRAQRII
- a CDS encoding GntR family transcriptional regulator, with protein sequence MARSPIKRRPLNEQVADRIRGEILSGVIRPGSRLVQGEWAESLGVSRMPVRDAFLQLQSEGVLTSGGDGTAVVAATTQEEIHDMYQLASVASAIAARRACMRMSEQDLEELDAAQTGFIEAVRHEDTDTAFGSNNTFHRLVNIHSESPRLIALLRNISAGMPALGVREIPEWRGQAIHAHEELLDAFRLRDASRAAEVMEAHVLSAADVVIDHLSKSGLWDEVDV
- a CDS encoding SDR family oxidoreductase gives rise to the protein MANLAPQYKVSCIREGTMDLRVVLITGSGSGMGLAVARRLAASDVHLVIADRREQLVSAALDELRPVVHSAQGFVADVTRSAAVEDLIDSVYSTYGRLDVLVNVVGGIVGDVTTEFWNIDDEAWDGTLRVNLSSAFYSMRAAGRRMREQGFGRIVNTSSVAWAGDAARAHYSAAKAGLVALTRSASDALAPFGVTVNAVAPGRTDTGFGGRTDVELPDSPPPTGRRNQPADVAEAVAYLVGPNSGQVSGQLIVVAGGRNPAL